From one Acidobacteriota bacterium genomic stretch:
- a CDS encoding MFS transporter, translating to MKRSSYAWAVVALLWVVAALNYIDRQVIFALFPLLRSELHLSSVQLGFLGSAFLWVYGICSPFGGYLADRFNRRAVILLSVAVWSTVTFMVGLSRSYPQLLAAQALLGISEACYLPAALALIADYHGEATRSRAVGLHQSGLYAGVVLGGWGGGWIGQNYGWHQVFYVLGIFGVIYAAVLFFQLKESPDRGAASLSSARLPFLHSLAELSSRASFWLVVCANCFASIAFWCVYGWMATFLFERFHVSLSKAGFSSTFYIQAGSFAGIFFGGWLADKWSRSSRGARYWTQAIGFLMAAPALFVAGVTPSWWTLLACLVVFGLGRGFFDCNLMPVLCQIVPDRLRATAYGILNATSCIAGGIMAAGAGLLKDRMGLGPALQLSALSILLGAFCLASLKIAGRQQERTQVTIDS from the coding sequence ATGAAGAGATCATCCTATGCCTGGGCCGTTGTCGCTCTGCTCTGGGTGGTAGCGGCCCTTAACTATATTGACCGGCAGGTCATCTTCGCGTTGTTTCCGTTGTTGCGCTCCGAACTGCACCTGAGCAGCGTGCAGCTCGGCTTTCTCGGATCTGCCTTTCTCTGGGTCTATGGCATCTGCAGCCCGTTCGGCGGGTACCTGGCAGACCGCTTCAATCGCCGCGCCGTCATCCTCCTCAGTGTCGCAGTCTGGTCGACGGTGACGTTCATGGTTGGACTTTCGCGGAGCTATCCGCAGCTTCTGGCGGCGCAGGCGTTGCTTGGAATCAGCGAAGCCTGCTATCTGCCCGCGGCCCTTGCCCTCATCGCCGACTATCACGGTGAAGCAACACGTTCGCGCGCCGTGGGTCTGCACCAGAGCGGCCTCTACGCCGGCGTGGTCCTCGGCGGGTGGGGCGGGGGCTGGATAGGACAGAACTATGGCTGGCACCAGGTCTTCTACGTTCTCGGCATCTTCGGTGTGATTTACGCGGCGGTCCTCTTCTTCCAGTTGAAGGAGTCGCCGGATCGCGGCGCGGCCAGCCTCTCTTCAGCAAGGCTCCCTTTCCTTCATTCGCTTGCAGAGCTCTCCTCCCGGGCATCGTTCTGGCTCGTTGTCTGCGCTAACTGTTTCGCTTCCATCGCCTTCTGGTGCGTTTATGGATGGATGGCTACGTTCCTCTTCGAGCGCTTTCATGTGAGTTTGTCGAAGGCAGGTTTCTCGTCCACGTTTTACATCCAGGCTGGATCGTTCGCTGGAATCTTCTTCGGAGGATGGCTTGCCGATAAGTGGTCCCGCTCCAGCCGCGGCGCACGATACTGGACGCAGGCGATCGGGTTCCTGATGGCCGCGCCTGCACTGTTTGTAGCCGGAGTCACTCCTTCGTGGTGGACCCTGCTGGCCTGCCTTGTCGTCTTCGGTCTGGGACGAGGGTTCTTTGACTGCAACCTGATGCCGGTACTCTGCCAGATCGTACCCGATCGTTTACGAGCCACCGCATACGGCATTCTGAACGCAACATCCTGTATCGCCGGAGGAATCATGGCGGCTGGGGCAGGATTGCTCAAAGATCGAATGGGGCTCGGACCTGCGCTGCAACTCTCGGCACTCTCGATTCTGCTGGGAGCGTTTTGTCTTGCCTCTCTGAAGATCGCTGGACGGCAGCAGGAACGCACCCAGGTAACGATCGATAGTTGA
- a CDS encoding GntR family transcriptional regulator, with translation MIFDALRQGIVSGEYKEGARLPSEGELSRRFAVSRMTVVKAMRELQQLGLVVRRVGSGTYAAPQGKGNDLFGLLIPELGETEIFEPICQGMAQFSHARQHSLIWGNLHTGEKKEQIAEELCHQYIKRGVSGVFFAPLELTRSKDRINHKILAALDRAQIPVVLLDRCVSPYPLRSRYDLVGIENRRTAYIATEHLINQGAKKIAFFAKELSASTVDARIAGYREALTTHRQNGTHDLAFRGEPSDDALIASILAKHKPDAFLAANDHTAANLMQSLMRLGRSIPDEIRIVGIDDVRYASLLPIPLTTQHQPCSQIGMVAMSTMLQRLESPDLPARDILLSCSLVVRESCGSKLVK, from the coding sequence ATGATTTTTGACGCACTTCGACAGGGTATTGTCTCCGGTGAGTACAAGGAGGGGGCCCGGTTACCCAGCGAGGGAGAGCTGAGCCGGCGTTTTGCTGTCTCGCGTATGACGGTTGTAAAGGCAATGCGCGAGCTGCAGCAACTGGGGCTGGTGGTGCGCCGCGTTGGTTCGGGAACGTATGCGGCTCCGCAGGGCAAGGGAAATGACCTGTTTGGCCTACTGATTCCGGAACTGGGAGAGACGGAGATCTTCGAGCCCATCTGCCAGGGAATGGCGCAGTTTTCCCACGCCAGGCAGCATTCGCTCATCTGGGGCAATCTCCACACTGGCGAAAAGAAGGAGCAGATCGCCGAGGAACTCTGCCATCAGTACATCAAGCGCGGGGTTTCGGGCGTCTTCTTCGCTCCGCTCGAGCTGACGCGCTCCAAGGACCGCATCAATCACAAGATTCTTGCCGCTCTGGATCGCGCGCAGATCCCCGTAGTCTTGCTGGATCGCTGTGTTTCTCCGTATCCTCTGCGCAGCCGTTACGACCTTGTGGGCATTGAAAACCGGCGTACCGCGTATATCGCAACCGAACATCTCATCAACCAGGGCGCGAAAAAGATCGCATTTTTTGCCAAGGAACTCTCCGCTTCCACGGTCGATGCCCGCATCGCGGGGTATCGTGAGGCGCTGACCACGCATCGGCAGAATGGCACGCACGACCTCGCGTTTCGCGGGGAGCCGTCAGATGACGCTCTGATTGCGTCAATTCTAGCGAAGCACAAACCCGACGCATTTCTTGCGGCAAACGACCATACGGCTGCCAACCTGATGCAGAGCCTCATGCGTCTCGGCCGTAGCATCCCCGACGAAATTCGCATCGTAGGCATCGATGACGTTCGCTATGCCAGCCTGCTCCCGATCCCTCTCACCACACAGCATCAGCCCTGTTCGCAAATCGGAATGGTCGCGATGTCCACGATGCTGCAGCGCCTGGAAAGCCCGGACCTTCCGGCGCGCGACATCCTGTTGAGTTGTTCGCTGGTCGTGCGTGAATCCTGCGGCTCCAAGCTTGTGAAATAG
- a CDS encoding TonB-dependent receptor has protein sequence MRISWLKHLVYVAVLCVVGFFVPAAHAQNSQLVGVITDPDGLSVGGAAVEVRNEGTGVLHQTTTTSSGEYTVPGLSSGSYTVRVVQSGFETAERKGITLFVATTTRLDLHLSIGQQTQTVSVDADTVLLQPDNAQLSTTVTREQYDELPLVQQGRIRSPTAFVYLAPSVQGNYNATGSENVAATNYISVNGSQMKQTEFYLSGLSSGQMANVGSYNESAPPVDAVQEFKMITTMVPADYGHTGAAAGVFAIRNGTNTLHGSVYEYFRNNWLDARSWGAVTPPNTKQNEFGATIGGPIVLPKLYDGRNRSFFFFSYGGSRKAGMDTLKTSQIPTPTQIQGDFTGKNIIYDPATTRLNSAGTGYIRDPFPGNKIPVSRMDPTALKIASYYPAPNASGTLNFRTYIGEKLLNPDVYTARVDHNLTQAQHLYFTLVQTRIPRYKPEGSGLPQPLSTVYNQFLRATTTRINHDWTLSSRAMNSLAIGYYRIFARTKDGGSEFSVPNQISSSRPNITFSNGYASISTDNGQKTAEHQYLLGDTFYWTKGAHNFRFGGEFRRVHFNANAPNPGTNTLAMSNLETANPTSTGTTGDGFASFLLGQVHSGAVTAPAINGMRYSYGGLFAQDDWKISHTLTMNLGVRWEFETIPTDAHDRSSSVDLTLANPGAGNLPGALAFAGTGAGRTGSHSFASTKYASFSPRIGLSYQVNPQVVVRAGYGIFYTDLGWNFGTAIDNNGFAPAASFTSSNNGITPAFTLASGYPGSPSLQPSISPTLLNGQSANYRDRSIGNMPYIQQWNGSVQYSPAKSWMLEVAYVGNTGHRLLDSQFSNINQVDPKYLSLGSLLTVSASSAAAQAAGIKLPYTGFTGTVAQALRPYPQYLTLTSVSAKTAYSNYNAAQVIVNKTTSFGLRFSGNYTFAKNMGINSPSWMDGTADSVLQNSFDPGAEYAISPIDVQHALVLNYSYELPFGRGKKFLSGGGFTNALVGGWKVSAIQRYQSGFPLPIKTSNSLPIFNRVMRPNVVPGVDRSTHLSANEYFPGSSRIINPNAFTQPGQYSFGNAKPTYSDIRAFPIYNEDLAFMKDTHITERVTWTIGANFFNAFNRHRFTSFNTTWSDAAFGQSTAVSAPRYVQINTRIKF, from the coding sequence GTGCGTATCTCGTGGTTGAAGCATTTGGTCTATGTCGCGGTCCTCTGCGTCGTCGGGTTTTTCGTTCCCGCTGCGCATGCGCAGAACAGTCAGCTCGTCGGTGTGATTACCGATCCCGATGGTCTCTCGGTCGGTGGTGCCGCTGTCGAAGTTCGAAATGAAGGCACGGGGGTTCTTCATCAGACGACCACAACAAGCTCGGGAGAATACACAGTCCCAGGACTGAGCTCCGGCTCCTACACCGTGCGCGTCGTGCAGAGTGGATTTGAGACGGCGGAGCGCAAGGGCATTACCCTGTTTGTTGCGACGACCACCCGCCTCGACCTTCATCTGTCGATTGGCCAACAGACACAGACCGTCAGCGTAGATGCCGATACGGTGCTGCTCCAGCCGGACAACGCGCAGCTCTCCACCACGGTGACGCGAGAGCAGTATGACGAACTGCCGCTTGTGCAGCAGGGAAGAATCCGCAGCCCAACAGCATTCGTCTACCTTGCGCCCAGTGTTCAAGGCAACTACAACGCCACGGGGTCGGAGAACGTTGCGGCCACGAACTACATCTCTGTCAATGGAAGCCAGATGAAGCAGACTGAGTTCTACCTCAGCGGTCTCTCTTCCGGCCAGATGGCGAATGTCGGTAGCTACAACGAAAGCGCTCCGCCGGTCGACGCCGTGCAGGAGTTCAAGATGATTACGACCATGGTACCCGCGGACTACGGTCACACGGGCGCCGCTGCTGGAGTCTTCGCGATCCGCAATGGCACGAATACCTTGCACGGATCGGTCTACGAGTATTTCCGGAATAACTGGCTCGACGCACGGTCCTGGGGAGCGGTCACGCCGCCGAATACCAAGCAGAATGAGTTTGGCGCAACGATCGGCGGGCCAATCGTGCTGCCAAAGCTCTATGACGGCCGCAACCGCTCCTTCTTCTTCTTCTCGTACGGAGGATCGCGCAAGGCCGGCATGGACACGCTGAAGACCTCGCAGATTCCAACGCCGACTCAGATCCAGGGCGACTTTACGGGAAAGAACATCATCTACGATCCGGCAACGACGCGTCTGAACTCCGCGGGCACGGGCTATATTCGCGATCCTTTCCCGGGAAACAAGATTCCGGTTTCACGCATGGATCCCACCGCTTTGAAGATCGCCTCGTACTATCCGGCTCCAAATGCTTCGGGCACGCTGAACTTCAGAACGTATATCGGTGAAAAGCTGCTGAATCCGGATGTTTACACAGCGCGTGTGGACCATAACCTGACACAGGCGCAGCACCTTTACTTCACCCTGGTGCAGACCCGCATTCCGCGCTACAAGCCGGAAGGCTCGGGATTGCCGCAGCCGCTTTCGACGGTGTACAACCAGTTTCTGAGGGCCACTACGACTCGTATCAATCATGACTGGACGCTGAGCAGCAGGGCGATGAACAGTCTTGCCATTGGCTACTATCGTATCTTCGCGAGAACGAAGGACGGCGGCAGCGAGTTTTCTGTTCCCAACCAGATCTCCTCGTCTCGTCCGAACATCACCTTCAGCAATGGGTATGCCTCGATCTCGACCGATAATGGTCAGAAGACCGCGGAGCATCAGTATCTTCTGGGCGACACGTTCTACTGGACCAAGGGCGCGCACAACTTCCGTTTCGGCGGAGAGTTCCGTCGGGTGCACTTCAATGCCAATGCTCCCAACCCCGGCACGAACACACTGGCCATGTCGAACCTCGAGACGGCCAATCCAACCAGCACGGGCACGACGGGTGACGGGTTCGCCAGCTTCCTGCTGGGACAGGTGCACAGCGGTGCGGTGACCGCGCCTGCCATCAATGGAATGCGCTACTCGTATGGCGGTCTTTTCGCCCAGGACGACTGGAAGATCAGCCATACGCTCACGATGAACCTGGGTGTTCGCTGGGAGTTCGAAACCATTCCTACGGACGCGCATGACAGAAGCAGCTCGGTTGACTTGACCCTGGCAAACCCAGGTGCAGGAAATCTACCCGGCGCTCTCGCGTTTGCCGGCACAGGCGCTGGCCGCACGGGGAGCCATTCCTTTGCATCCACGAAGTACGCCAGCTTCAGTCCGCGTATTGGGCTGTCCTATCAGGTCAATCCGCAGGTCGTGGTTCGCGCCGGCTATGGCATCTTCTATACCGATCTGGGCTGGAACTTCGGCACGGCGATCGATAACAACGGCTTTGCTCCTGCTGCCAGCTTCACCTCAAGCAACAATGGAATCACCCCTGCATTTACACTGGCTTCGGGCTATCCCGGCTCGCCAAGCCTGCAACCCTCCATCTCGCCGACACTGTTGAACGGACAGAGCGCAAACTATCGAGATCGTTCGATTGGCAATATGCCCTACATCCAGCAGTGGAATGGAAGTGTTCAGTACAGCCCGGCCAAATCCTGGATGCTTGAGGTGGCCTATGTGGGGAATACGGGACATCGTCTCCTCGACTCCCAGTTCTCGAACATCAACCAGGTAGATCCGAAGTATCTTTCTCTCGGTTCGTTGCTCACCGTCTCTGCATCTTCCGCAGCGGCGCAGGCGGCTGGGATCAAACTTCCTTACACTGGATTCACAGGTACGGTCGCGCAGGCTCTTCGGCCGTATCCTCAGTACCTGACTCTTACAAGCGTATCGGCGAAGACCGCATACTCGAATTACAACGCGGCGCAGGTGATCGTCAATAAGACCACCAGCTTCGGTCTGCGCTTCTCCGGAAACTATACCTTCGCGAAGAACATGGGCATCAACAGTCCAAGCTGGATGGATGGCACCGCCGACAGCGTTCTTCAGAACTCCTTCGACCCTGGCGCGGAGTATGCCATCAGCCCAATCGATGTGCAGCACGCCCTGGTTCTGAACTACTCGTATGAACTGCCATTCGGGAGAGGAAAGAAGTTCCTGTCCGGAGGAGGATTCACGAACGCGCTGGTAGGCGGATGGAAGGTCTCTGCGATCCAGCGATATCAGAGCGGCTTCCCGCTTCCGATCAAGACCAGCAACTCGCTGCCAATCTTCAATCGCGTCATGCGTCCGAATGTCGTTCCCGGAGTTGATCGTTCGACGCATCTTTCTGCGAACGAATATTTCCCTGGATCGAGCCGCATCATTAACCCGAATGCGTTCACGCAGCCTGGCCAATATAGCTTCGGCAACGCGAAACCGACCTACTCTGACATCAGGGCATTCCCGATCTATAACGAAGACCTTGCTTTCATGAAGGACACTCATATTACAGAGCGTGTGACCTGGACGATTGGCGCAAACTTCTTCAATGCGTTCAATCGCCACCGCTTTACCAGCTTCAATACGACGTGGTCGGATGCCGCTTTCGGTCAGTCAACGGCTGTCAGCGCTCCCCGCTACGTCCAGATCAATACAAGAATCAAGTTCTAG
- a CDS encoding mannitol dehydrogenase family protein, with product MMKIAGLPPMTLCTEHLSQFPQRVRVPTYNRVALVPGIVHFGVGGFNRSHLAVYLDDLLHHPDQPRWGECGIGLLPGDLKINQALKSQDYLYSVLTRDAGTRELRIIGSLTEHIFAPAAQEAVLQRLSAPACEIVSLTVTEGGYFIEDATRRFRSEHADVQHDLEFPLSPRTFLGYLASAAERRMRNGGKPFTVMSCDNVQGNGEIARQALVAFATLRDDKLGAWIEANVAFPNSMVDRITPGTTEEDRHSIATDFGVVDQSPVVTEPFRQWVIEDAFSGARPRFELAGAEIASDVKPYEMTKMRLLNGGHSTLAYVSAVLGHTLVSDAAADPLVRRLVEAYLEETTPAVPHIGGLDLNSYKASILHRFANPTIRDQVMRICSEASAKIAKFIMPTVPELLEQQRRPRVIPFVVASWLHAMGGQDERGNSFAIADASAHLFTEFLVQGGGNAKLALSATSVFGDIASQSTQFVNDVQLHLDRLRKDGVYAGITSVTSIQA from the coding sequence ATGATGAAAATTGCCGGTCTTCCTCCAATGACTCTTTGTACGGAGCACCTCTCCCAGTTTCCACAGCGTGTCCGGGTGCCGACGTACAACCGGGTCGCGCTCGTTCCTGGCATCGTTCACTTTGGCGTTGGGGGGTTCAATCGCTCGCACCTCGCTGTCTACCTCGACGACCTTCTGCATCATCCGGACCAGCCACGATGGGGTGAGTGCGGCATAGGACTGCTTCCCGGCGATCTGAAGATCAATCAGGCCCTTAAGAGCCAGGACTACCTTTACAGCGTTTTGACCCGTGATGCCGGCACCCGCGAACTGAGGATCATCGGCTCACTGACCGAGCACATCTTCGCGCCTGCGGCACAGGAGGCGGTTCTGCAAAGACTCAGCGCCCCGGCGTGCGAGATCGTCTCTCTTACCGTTACGGAAGGCGGATACTTCATCGAAGACGCGACGCGACGCTTCCGCAGCGAACACGCCGATGTGCAGCACGATCTTGAATTCCCCCTTTCGCCGCGGACCTTTCTCGGCTATCTGGCCTCGGCGGCGGAACGGCGTATGCGCAACGGCGGCAAGCCATTCACTGTCATGTCGTGCGACAACGTGCAAGGCAATGGAGAGATTGCCCGCCAGGCGCTGGTGGCGTTTGCAACATTGCGCGACGACAAGCTGGGCGCATGGATCGAAGCCAATGTCGCCTTCCCCAACAGCATGGTCGACCGCATCACTCCGGGAACAACGGAGGAAGATCGTCATTCCATCGCTACTGACTTCGGCGTCGTGGATCAATCTCCAGTCGTAACCGAGCCGTTCCGGCAGTGGGTCATCGAAGACGCATTCAGCGGTGCGCGTCCGCGCTTTGAACTCGCAGGCGCGGAGATCGCCAGCGACGTCAAGCCTTACGAGATGACGAAGATGCGATTGCTCAATGGCGGTCACTCCACGCTGGCCTATGTCTCCGCGGTGTTGGGCCACACACTGGTGTCTGACGCTGCCGCCGACCCGCTGGTTCGTCGGCTGGTCGAGGCTTATCTGGAAGAGACGACGCCTGCCGTTCCGCATATTGGAGGCCTCGACCTGAACAGTTACAAGGCAAGCATCCTGCACCGATTTGCAAATCCCACGATTCGCGACCAGGTGATGCGCATCTGCTCGGAGGCATCCGCGAAGATTGCAAAATTTATCATGCCCACTGTCCCGGAGTTGCTGGAACAGCAGCGGCGTCCAAGAGTCATCCCCTTCGTGGTCGCGAGTTGGCTGCATGCAATGGGGGGCCAGGATGAACGCGGCAATTCGTTTGCGATTGCCGACGCATCGGCCCATCTCTTCACCGAATTCCTCGTGCAAGGCGGCGGCAATGCAAAGCTCGCGCTCAGTGCAACCTCGGTGTTTGGCGATATCGCGTCTCAGTCCACGCAGTTCGTCAACGACGTGCAACTGCATCTTGACCGGTTACGCAAAGATGGCGTTTACGCAGGAATAACCTCGGTCACCTCTATACAGGCATAA
- a CDS encoding MFS transporter, which produces MQELEVQSPGSPTSRLERLGMHPGLAIGYLGLLLFMIGDGVEAGFLSPYLLDQLHFSESRIALIFTLYGVTAAIASWLSGALSDIFGAKRVMWMGLVIWIAFEIPFLLFGIRAHNFPVILVSYMLRGFGYPLFAFGFLIWITHITPQRYLATAVGWFWCARTGGLPTLGSLFASYSVPQYGPYRSLWISVVLVLAGGLIALLGVREKRGAGPAANGGENPLAVVLSSISIAWKKPKVGLGGIVATVTTTSEFGFLVCLPIFYVHTVGFTLPQWLRILSVMFATNVVFNLFWGIVGDRIGWRKTITFAGSCGCALTTLGLYYVPHIFGPNYLLVTLAGMAYGIALAGYVPIAAIMASLAPEARGAAMSIMNLGSGMSIWLGPAVVGLCLPRFGIEGVIWVFAGLYLLAAFISYTLKLPNESETGRTAQGSHA; this is translated from the coding sequence ATGCAAGAACTTGAAGTTCAATCACCAGGATCACCAACGTCCAGGCTCGAACGCCTCGGTATGCATCCTGGACTAGCGATCGGCTATCTGGGCCTGCTGCTGTTCATGATCGGCGACGGCGTGGAAGCAGGATTCCTTTCCCCATACCTGCTGGATCAGCTTCACTTCAGCGAGTCGCGCATCGCACTCATCTTTACGCTCTATGGCGTCACGGCCGCCATCGCTTCCTGGTTGAGCGGCGCACTGTCGGACATCTTCGGCGCGAAACGGGTCATGTGGATGGGACTCGTCATCTGGATCGCTTTCGAAATTCCGTTCCTGCTCTTCGGAATCCGTGCTCATAACTTTCCCGTGATTCTGGTGAGCTACATGTTGCGGGGATTTGGATATCCCCTGTTTGCCTTTGGCTTTCTCATCTGGATCACGCACATCACGCCGCAGCGTTATCTTGCAACCGCCGTTGGCTGGTTCTGGTGCGCTCGTACAGGCGGCCTTCCCACGCTCGGCTCGCTCTTTGCCAGCTACTCTGTTCCTCAATACGGCCCTTATCGCAGCCTTTGGATCTCCGTGGTTCTGGTTCTTGCAGGCGGACTCATCGCTCTGCTGGGCGTGCGAGAAAAACGCGGCGCGGGACCTGCGGCGAACGGCGGTGAAAACCCTCTCGCGGTTGTTCTCTCCAGCATCTCCATCGCGTGGAAGAAGCCGAAGGTCGGACTTGGAGGAATCGTCGCGACGGTTACGACCACCTCCGAATTCGGTTTCCTGGTCTGCCTGCCGATCTTCTATGTGCATACGGTGGGCTTTACGCTTCCGCAATGGCTACGCATCCTCAGCGTCATGTTCGCCACCAACGTGGTCTTCAATCTCTTCTGGGGTATCGTTGGCGACCGCATCGGCTGGAGAAAGACGATCACCTTCGCGGGCTCGTGCGGATGCGCGCTTACGACGCTTGGCCTTTACTACGTGCCGCACATCTTCGGCCCAAACTACCTGCTCGTCACTCTGGCTGGCATGGCCTACGGCATAGCGCTGGCTGGCTACGTACCCATCGCCGCAATCATGGCGTCCCTGGCGCCTGAAGCGCGCGGAGCGGCCATGTCGATCATGAACCTCGGCTCCGGCATGAGCATCTGGCTTGGCCCCGCAGTGGTTGGCCTCTGCCTGCCTCGCTTCGGCATTGAAGGCGTGATCTGGGTCTTTGCCGGCCTGTATCTGCTTGCAGCATTCATCAGCTACACCCTCAAACTGCCAAATGAATCCGAAACAGGCCGGACCGCGCAAGGGAGCCACGCATAG
- a CDS encoding alkaline phosphatase family protein — MLRNVMFQLALAASVSAVAVQTNAEAPKRHPVLMISIDGLRPDYVTEADKHGMKIPVLRSFLQKGAYADSVQNVSPTVTYPNHTTLVTGVSPNEHGIYNNTVFDPMGKEQGAWNWYGAQVKVPTLWQAAKAAGLTTGSVLWPVTVHSRGIDYNVPEYWRIKTEYDHYLLEAVSTPSGFLEEAEKDAGPFYSGEGDLVLDEKITRTAISMIQAHHPDLVTIHIVALDHLEHAHGPFSPEANETLEQIDAKVGRIITAELRVHPDADIVIASDHGFLPVTHKMNLNAALVKAGLLTVSAGPKPHVTAWKAFAWSADGSAVIVLNDNSDKATEQQVAKLLSDLAKDPANGFNQVLSRSEAVATGAPEQAAFIVDWKSGYHMGAGLSTPLVEDTAPGGAHGYLATHPELHSSFFIVGPDIAKGKKLGAIDMRQIAPTLARELGVSLPSAKMQPLALR; from the coding sequence TTGCTTCGCAACGTAATGTTCCAACTCGCTTTGGCTGCTTCGGTGTCGGCGGTCGCTGTCCAAACAAACGCCGAAGCGCCAAAACGCCATCCTGTACTGATGATCTCAATCGACGGCCTGCGCCCAGACTATGTAACGGAAGCGGACAAGCATGGTATGAAGATCCCCGTCCTGCGCTCGTTTCTGCAAAAAGGCGCGTACGCGGATAGCGTGCAGAACGTATCGCCCACGGTAACTTATCCGAATCATACGACGCTGGTGACCGGCGTTTCACCGAACGAGCACGGCATCTACAACAACACCGTCTTCGATCCCATGGGGAAGGAGCAGGGAGCATGGAACTGGTACGGAGCGCAGGTGAAGGTTCCCACGCTTTGGCAGGCGGCAAAGGCCGCCGGCCTTACCACCGGAAGCGTTCTGTGGCCCGTCACGGTGCACTCCAGAGGAATCGACTACAACGTGCCGGAGTACTGGCGCATCAAGACGGAGTATGACCACTATCTTCTGGAGGCGGTGTCCACGCCATCCGGCTTTCTGGAAGAGGCAGAGAAAGATGCAGGTCCTTTCTACTCAGGCGAGGGCGATCTCGTTCTGGATGAGAAGATCACCAGGACCGCAATCTCCATGATCCAAGCCCACCACCCAGACCTCGTGACGATTCATATCGTCGCACTCGATCATTTGGAGCACGCGCACGGCCCCTTCAGCCCAGAAGCGAACGAGACGCTGGAGCAGATCGACGCGAAGGTCGGCCGGATCATTACCGCGGAGCTGCGAGTCCATCCCGATGCGGACATCGTGATTGCCTCGGACCACGGTTTTTTGCCGGTGACACACAAGATGAATCTGAATGCAGCGTTGGTGAAGGCGGGACTCCTTACGGTGAGCGCGGGGCCGAAGCCTCATGTCACCGCCTGGAAGGCGTTCGCCTGGAGCGCGGATGGAAGCGCTGTGATCGTGCTCAACGACAACAGCGACAAGGCAACAGAGCAGCAAGTTGCGAAGTTGTTGAGTGATCTTGCGAAGGACCCTGCGAACGGATTCAATCAAGTGCTCTCACGCAGCGAGGCTGTCGCTACCGGCGCACCGGAACAGGCAGCTTTCATCGTCGATTGGAAGTCTGGCTATCACATGGGCGCAGGTCTCAGCACGCCCCTTGTAGAAGACACAGCACCTGGAGGCGCTCATGGATACCTGGCAACTCATCCCGAGCTGCATTCGTCGTTCTTTATTGTGGGACCGGATATTGCCAAGGGTAAGAAGTTAGGCGCCATCGACATGCGACAGATTGCTCCAACCCTGGCAAGAGAGTTGGGTGTTTCACTGCCTTCTGCAAAGATGCAACCGCTCGCACTGCGATAA
- a CDS encoding GntR family transcriptional regulator, which translates to MVISGFSPVKNLSKSAEVFQKLRNAIWSGELLPGTPLKEAHIAKQLSVSQVPVREALLQLEHLGLVVRVPDRGTHVTKLTRAEMVQLIGVRSHLEDLAFRLAAKNMTPQIEAELRAGLKQLEQRIRASDHLGVAEADLRFHEIVWKASGNAVLEKTLDRLCVSVYAFVGLARRAAGEKLATASHEILFDALMKGDPKLISKAIREHLNPASSIPASVGD; encoded by the coding sequence ATGGTCATCAGTGGATTTTCACCAGTTAAAAATCTAAGCAAGTCTGCCGAAGTCTTTCAAAAGCTGCGGAATGCCATCTGGTCGGGAGAGCTCTTGCCGGGCACCCCCCTCAAGGAAGCGCACATCGCAAAGCAGCTCAGCGTAAGCCAGGTCCCGGTTCGCGAAGCCTTGTTGCAGTTGGAGCATCTCGGGCTGGTGGTACGAGTTCCGGACAGAGGCACGCACGTGACGAAGCTTACACGTGCTGAGATGGTTCAGCTCATCGGCGTGCGCTCGCATCTGGAAGACCTCGCCTTCCGCCTTGCCGCGAAGAACATGACGCCACAGATTGAGGCAGAGCTGCGTGCAGGGCTGAAGCAGCTTGAGCAGCGCATCCGGGCCAGCGATCATCTTGGAGTCGCGGAGGCCGATCTGAGATTTCACGAGATTGTATGGAAGGCCTCGGGAAATGCCGTCCTGGAAAAAACACTGGACCGGCTCTGCGTCTCCGTTTATGCCTTTGTCGGCCTCGCGCGCAGAGCAGCAGGAGAGAAACTGGCAACTGCTTCCCACGAGATCCTGTTTGATGCTCTGATGAAAGGTGACCCGAAGCTCATCTCGAAGGCCATCCGGGAGCACCTCAATCCGGCATCTTCCATCCCAGCAAGCGTTGGCGATTAA